In the Chryseobacterium sp. MYb264 genome, one interval contains:
- the tssD gene encoding type VI secretion system tube protein TssD, with product MSFKAKLKVAGKEYNILNISYGLFQETDTTGRPSTVTRGGKIDVIVEGTGATDLFEWMTNSFERKDGSVVFVKRDNDATLKELKFTEAYLVKHKENFDATGENPLTEAFTISARKIELGSGAYENEWV from the coding sequence ATGTCATTTAAAGCAAAATTAAAAGTAGCAGGAAAAGAATATAATATCTTAAATATCAGCTACGGTCTGTTTCAGGAAACAGATACAACAGGAAGACCGTCTACTGTCACCAGAGGCGGGAAAATAGATGTTATCGTTGAAGGTACCGGAGCAACCGACCTTTTCGAATGGATGACCAATTCTTTTGAAAGAAAAGACGGAAGCGTAGTATTCGTAAAAAGAGATAACGATGCCACCTTGAAAGAGCTGAAATTCACAGAGGCATACCTGGTGAAGCATAAAGAAAATTTTGATGCTACAGGAGAAAACCCTCTGACTGAGGCTTTCACTATTTCAGCCAGAAAAATCGAACTGGGATCCGGAGCCTACGAAAACGAATGGGTATAA
- a CDS encoding type VI secretion system Vgr family protein, which yields MEDNPNNPNEDYENDGNFENNGSQETGKNENDDERYYNSDFGRLNHPDDMKKYFSFKTFQDFLDDKKNPVVYCLLSMDGKPFLEKSSYSVNLDQVTNGHDRFTITVPDDALDSFSGYLMENSKNILGKTVTILLHRYGKTRQVFVGIICNVRNRKENGYGSLYITGYSPTILLESGKNCRSFERKTLEQIVKEVTSEHPQETRVLVEFPNTDYILPYTVQYKESDYEFLQRMATRFGEYFYYNGQQLVLGNKVEAMIKVEENIDLIDAEFEMTIKPQHFGYSAYDVQAGEQIGYLSHTAQRQYKDNHFQAVAINASNEVYTKPSGMFYNHTGISDSTSRELKESVRRERENRENLVMVRGRSRDPRLKIAGRAQLVDINNNPMETYRIIEIKHYHDGNEYYNEFVGIPDLYNAPYQDSEAVPLGEEQMARVIENNDPMGFGRVRVQFSWQERKGDKSPWIRVVQPHSGSGKGFHFIPEIGEEVMIGFESQNAEKPFVVGTHYNGSETSSYHTSGNDKKVIHTRSGTKIILNDGEGSVFIEDPSGNTYLMDGQGNIEVSAPKNMTFTAGKNMNLNVGENMNTNVGMNSSETVGMNKTVGIGMMSMMSIGTDFITNVMGKMVEYITGNIESHTEEERNIHSKSMGVISESTIQVNASEKMLRFSGEKSNDA from the coding sequence ATGGAAGACAATCCCAACAATCCCAACGAGGATTACGAAAACGACGGCAATTTCGAAAATAACGGTTCTCAGGAAACCGGCAAAAACGAGAATGACGATGAAAGATATTACAATTCGGATTTCGGAAGGCTGAACCATCCTGACGATATGAAGAAATATTTTTCCTTCAAGACATTTCAGGATTTTCTGGATGATAAAAAAAATCCCGTGGTCTACTGCCTGCTGAGCATGGACGGAAAACCTTTTCTGGAAAAATCTTCTTATTCTGTGAATCTGGATCAGGTGACCAATGGTCACGACCGTTTTACCATTACGGTCCCCGACGACGCGCTGGACAGCTTTTCGGGATATCTGATGGAAAATTCTAAAAATATTCTGGGAAAAACGGTGACCATCCTTCTCCACCGCTACGGAAAGACACGCCAGGTATTTGTGGGAATCATCTGCAATGTAAGAAACAGAAAGGAAAACGGTTACGGAAGCCTTTATATTACAGGGTATTCTCCTACCATTCTGCTGGAAAGCGGTAAAAACTGCCGGAGTTTTGAAAGAAAAACGCTGGAGCAGATCGTAAAGGAAGTGACCTCGGAGCATCCACAGGAAACCCGGGTGCTTGTGGAGTTTCCCAATACAGATTATATTCTTCCCTATACGGTACAGTATAAAGAATCGGATTATGAGTTTCTCCAGAGAATGGCCACGCGCTTCGGGGAATATTTTTATTACAACGGGCAGCAGCTGGTGTTGGGAAATAAAGTTGAGGCGATGATTAAGGTGGAGGAAAACATCGACCTTATCGATGCCGAATTTGAGATGACTATCAAACCCCAGCATTTTGGGTATTCGGCGTATGATGTCCAGGCGGGTGAACAGATCGGTTATCTTTCCCATACCGCCCAGCGTCAGTATAAAGACAACCATTTTCAGGCGGTGGCAATCAATGCCTCGAATGAGGTGTATACGAAACCATCGGGTATGTTCTACAACCACACGGGAATATCGGACAGCACCTCGCGGGAGCTGAAGGAATCGGTGCGCCGGGAGCGCGAAAACCGTGAAAATCTGGTCATGGTAAGAGGTCGGAGCAGGGATCCGAGGCTGAAGATCGCAGGACGTGCCCAGCTGGTGGACATCAATAACAACCCTATGGAAACCTACCGGATCATCGAAATTAAACATTACCACGACGGCAATGAATACTACAACGAGTTTGTGGGCATTCCGGATTTGTATAATGCACCATATCAGGACTCGGAAGCCGTTCCTTTGGGAGAAGAACAGATGGCAAGAGTGATCGAAAATAATGACCCGATGGGATTCGGAAGAGTGCGCGTACAGTTTTCGTGGCAGGAGAGGAAGGGAGATAAATCGCCGTGGATAAGGGTAGTTCAGCCGCATTCTGGAAGTGGAAAAGGTTTTCATTTTATCCCTGAAATTGGCGAAGAAGTGATGATTGGTTTTGAGTCTCAAAATGCAGAAAAGCCTTTTGTGGTGGGGACGCATTATAATGGAAGTGAAACGAGCTCGTATCATACGAGCGGGAATGATAAAAAAGTAATTCACACGCGTTCAGGAACGAAAATTATCCTGAATGATGGTGAAGGAAGTGTTTTTATTGAAGACCCGAGCGGCAATACCTATCTGATGGACGGGCAGGGAAATATTGAGGTGAGTGCACCGAAGAATATGACTTTTACGGCTGGGAAAAATATGAATCTCAATGTGGGAGAAAATATGAATACAAATGTGGGAATGAACTCTTCGGAAACGGTGGGAATGAATAAAACCGTTGGCATAGGAATGATGAGCATGATGAGCATCGGAACGGATTTTATTACCAATGTGATGGGGAAAATGGTGGAATATATTACGGGGAATATTGAGTCCCATACAGAAGAAGAGAGAAATATACATTCGAAAAGCATGGGAGTAATTTCTGAGAGCACAATACAAGTCAACGCTTCCGAAAAAATGCTTCGCTTTAGTGGTGAAAAGTCAAATGATGCTTAA
- a CDS encoding peptidase domain-containing ABC transporter — MKFKFVNQLESNDCGPACLSMVLNYYGVNIPVKKLKELCGITRMGVSVKDILDGGEKVGFESNGLKLTLNQLEEIPLPAILFWKQDHYVVLYNILTKKGKKYYYIADPGYGKIKIEEDLIIKEWLGNETKGVCLIFQPTDDFEKIIGNNSFKESKKNNFKNNTVINHLLNFLKEYRYKYIFSLLLLIIGLSTNWLIPIIFKKIIDDGILAKSLNLVIILLLAQFLLFLGNFVSQFISDFILTKLNFNLSIALKEKFLNKLIKLPVSYFDTRLNTDTLLRLGDLSKLQTFFTWKGISFFINILNLIVFSSILLYLNKIIFLIFVLLSSLSVIWISFFLQRRAALEYSLFIKQSDNNNSLYEFIMNMPEIKVNQAQNTIISKILKLQRSLNELELKSLYLNTYQLSGANFLLKFKELTIIAICAYFIINSQMTVGTLLSISFIIGQLSGPIINLINNIKDGQDTLISQNRIEDVFTVSNETYLEKSKSITYVEDITLDRVSFKYPGSFNPFVINNLSFTIPKNKITAIVGTSGSGKTTLMKLLMKYYFPNSGNLFLGESNFAELNPDNWRNKCGVVLQNGHVFSGTIKYNITLCENDSIDVERFESAIKVACLNNFIESLPLGSETKIGNIGMQLSGGQSQRILIARAVYKNPEFLFFDEATSSLDANTEKEILNNLRDFFIGRTVVVVAHRLSTVKNADQIIVMEKGEITENGSHEELIAIREKYFSLVKNQLELGS, encoded by the coding sequence ATGAAGTTTAAATTTGTCAATCAACTTGAAAGTAATGATTGTGGGCCTGCTTGTTTGTCAATGGTTCTAAATTACTATGGAGTTAATATTCCAGTAAAGAAATTAAAAGAGCTTTGCGGAATAACAAGAATGGGGGTTTCGGTAAAAGATATTCTAGATGGTGGCGAAAAAGTAGGTTTTGAATCAAATGGGTTAAAACTTACCCTGAATCAACTTGAAGAAATACCTTTACCTGCAATTTTGTTTTGGAAGCAAGATCACTATGTCGTATTATATAATATTTTAACTAAGAAGGGTAAGAAATATTATTATATTGCAGACCCTGGCTATGGAAAGATTAAAATTGAAGAAGATTTAATAATAAAAGAATGGTTAGGAAATGAGACAAAGGGTGTTTGTCTAATTTTTCAACCTACGGACGATTTTGAAAAAATTATTGGAAATAACTCTTTTAAAGAGAGTAAAAAGAATAATTTTAAAAATAATACTGTTATAAATCATTTACTTAATTTTCTTAAGGAATATAGATACAAATATATTTTTTCTCTTCTATTATTAATTATAGGGCTTAGTACTAATTGGCTTATACCTATTATTTTTAAAAAAATTATTGATGACGGAATATTAGCCAAATCGCTTAATTTAGTTATTATTCTTTTGCTTGCACAATTTCTATTATTTTTGGGGAATTTTGTATCACAATTTATAAGTGATTTTATTTTAACAAAATTAAACTTTAACTTATCTATAGCTTTAAAAGAAAAATTTCTTAACAAACTTATAAAACTTCCTGTAAGTTATTTCGACACAAGACTTAATACAGATACATTACTTAGATTAGGTGATTTATCAAAGTTACAGACATTTTTTACATGGAAAGGAATTAGTTTTTTTATTAATATTTTAAATTTAATAGTTTTTAGTAGCATTTTATTGTATTTAAACAAAATAATATTTTTAATCTTTGTTTTACTGAGTTCTTTATCTGTTATCTGGATTTCTTTTTTTCTACAAAGAAGAGCAGCTTTAGAATATTCTTTATTTATAAAGCAATCAGACAATAATAATAGTTTGTATGAATTTATAATGAATATGCCCGAAATAAAGGTAAATCAAGCTCAAAATACAATTATATCAAAGATTTTAAAATTACAACGAAGTTTAAATGAATTAGAATTAAAATCTTTATATTTAAATACTTATCAGTTATCTGGGGCTAATTTTCTTTTAAAATTTAAAGAACTTACTATAATTGCAATTTGCGCATATTTTATAATAAATTCTCAAATGACAGTAGGAACTTTATTAAGTATTTCCTTTATTATAGGACAATTGAGTGGACCTATTATTAATTTGATTAACAATATAAAAGATGGCCAAGATACCTTAATATCTCAAAACAGAATTGAAGATGTATTCACAGTAAGTAATGAAACTTATCTTGAAAAATCTAAAAGCATTACATATGTAGAAGATATAACTTTAGACAGAGTTTCTTTTAAATATCCAGGAAGCTTTAATCCATTTGTTATTAATAATTTATCTTTTACAATACCTAAAAATAAAATTACTGCAATTGTAGGAACTAGTGGAAGTGGTAAGACAACATTAATGAAGCTATTAATGAAATATTATTTTCCAAATTCTGGAAATTTATTTCTTGGAGAAAGCAATTTTGCAGAATTAAACCCAGATAATTGGAGAAATAAGTGTGGTGTAGTACTTCAGAATGGGCATGTTTTTTCCGGAACAATTAAATACAATATTACTTTGTGTGAGAATGATTCCATAGATGTAGAAAGATTTGAAAGCGCAATAAAAGTTGCTTGCTTAAATAATTTTATAGAATCTTTACCTCTCGGTTCGGAGACGAAAATTGGTAATATTGGGATGCAATTAAGCGGGGGACAAAGCCAACGAATATTGATAGCTAGGGCTGTTTATAAAAATCCTGAATTTTTATTTTTTGATGAAGCTACCAGCTCATTAGACGCAAACACAGAAAAAGAAATTTTAAATAATTTAAGGGATTTTTTTATTGGAAGAACGGTAGTGGTTGTAGCCCATCGTTTGAGTACAGTAAAAAATGCAGATCAAATAATTGTTATGGAAAAAGGCGAAATAACGGAAAATGGCTCTCACGAAGAGTTAATTGCTATAAGAGAAAAGTATTTTTCTTTAGTCAAAAATCAATTAGAATTAGGAAGTTGA
- the tssO gene encoding type VI secretion system TssO: MEVLNKGERTRAFSFFILFFLITVIVLITAVFFNAYFPFKENSLLKIENAKMKKEMETQDKFSFQLEKVKSAVDSIGIPGQNDFFNEKLGLSILADMYKQLPKDTLKNKVMYNNTIMTFKDLIDAKKEIKQLSVNHATMDSLSKINVALKAEYDKMKTDLQVCRQLYQSQ, from the coding sequence ATGGAAGTACTTAATAAAGGTGAAAGAACAAGAGCCTTTTCATTTTTCATTTTATTCTTTTTAATAACAGTTATTGTGCTGATAACGGCGGTTTTTTTTAACGCTTATTTTCCTTTTAAAGAAAACAGCCTCTTAAAGATCGAAAATGCAAAAATGAAAAAAGAGATGGAAACGCAGGATAAATTTTCTTTTCAGCTCGAAAAGGTAAAATCTGCAGTAGATTCTATCGGGATTCCCGGACAGAACGACTTTTTCAATGAAAAACTGGGATTGTCTATCCTGGCGGATATGTATAAGCAATTGCCAAAAGATACTTTAAAAAATAAAGTCATGTACAATAATACGATCATGACCTTTAAAGATCTTATCGATGCAAAGAAAGAAATAAAACAACTTTCAGTAAATCATGCGACAATGGACAGTTTAAGCAAAATAAACGTAGCCTTGAAAGCAGAATATGATAAGATGAAGACGGATCTTCAGGTTTGCCGACAACTCTATCAGTCCCAATAA
- a CDS encoding type VI secretion system baseplate subunit TssF has protein sequence MNQERIKDRILRRAARMWGYNELEAETSFDPIVGLLLSATASELEKLGFELESSRSRVIERILEIMFPEEVSGVLPSRSLLQVFPLENGEKISLYNHFKTPKRIHDVFNPTVVSSKEIYFCPTIEVELTTAKVEYMAFGNVLNRIESFFFSDTISKSEKHLPSGQMWIGIRCPKKIDPENLMFYIDINNNYQKELFFYYLKQAKIYFGDQELFCSEGYNVDWDEVNLENIMTKNYSAIGHIYKEVNQYFSGNYFTLKGKIRHNGKPEQEELFTQYFVNHHLSNEEEMIWLKFVFSEAVVAEVFENVSITLNCIPVINTNNHKVHKRVKGRLNIIPMESEDHFLDLDYVRDDNGKRFDLKNYSAEKAGTTALMRRGGVARFDQRGASELLQYLLELIKDETAAFSIIGGDLATVTLKQINQNVAALHQLSKEKKFSQANNPYLIIESDSQDKDIPCYISYWLTTGEEGNDIKPATVLTVEDLGNAVLDKTAVMIKASTGGRKSLSAQEKILEYRNSLLTRGRIVTVADIRVFGMSHFKSTVKEIQVQKGTKKEISLKGGFSRTIDVFLIRNQEKELKESEWEFLRESFLLKLQKASANIYPYRIFEK, from the coding sequence ATGAATCAAGAAAGAATAAAAGACAGAATACTGCGGAGAGCAGCACGAATGTGGGGATACAATGAACTGGAGGCAGAAACTTCCTTCGATCCCATTGTTGGCTTACTGCTTTCAGCAACAGCTTCAGAGCTTGAAAAACTGGGATTCGAGTTGGAAAGTTCTCGATCCAGAGTGATTGAACGTATTTTGGAGATCATGTTTCCGGAGGAGGTCTCCGGTGTGCTTCCTTCGAGGTCATTACTTCAGGTATTTCCTTTGGAAAATGGTGAAAAAATATCACTTTACAATCATTTTAAAACACCCAAGAGAATTCATGATGTATTCAATCCTACAGTGGTAAGCAGTAAAGAAATTTACTTTTGTCCAACCATTGAAGTAGAATTAACCACTGCCAAAGTGGAATATATGGCTTTTGGAAATGTCTTAAACCGCATTGAAAGTTTCTTTTTCAGTGATACCATTTCCAAAAGTGAGAAACATCTGCCTTCAGGGCAAATGTGGATAGGCATCAGATGTCCCAAAAAAATAGATCCTGAAAACCTGATGTTCTATATAGACATCAATAACAATTATCAGAAAGAACTGTTTTTTTATTATTTAAAACAGGCAAAAATATATTTTGGAGATCAGGAACTTTTTTGTAGTGAAGGGTATAATGTTGATTGGGATGAGGTAAACCTTGAAAATATCATGACGAAGAATTATTCGGCAATAGGGCATATTTACAAAGAGGTGAACCAGTATTTTTCAGGAAATTATTTTACGTTGAAAGGAAAGATCAGGCATAACGGAAAACCTGAACAGGAGGAACTTTTTACCCAATATTTTGTGAATCATCATCTTTCGAATGAGGAAGAAATGATTTGGCTGAAATTTGTATTCTCAGAAGCAGTCGTCGCTGAGGTTTTCGAGAACGTAAGCATCACCCTGAACTGTATTCCCGTCATCAATACCAATAATCATAAAGTTCACAAAAGAGTAAAAGGAAGACTGAACATTATCCCGATGGAGTCGGAAGATCATTTTCTGGATCTCGACTATGTGCGTGATGATAATGGGAAACGGTTTGATCTAAAAAACTATTCGGCAGAAAAGGCGGGGACTACCGCTTTGATGAGAAGGGGAGGCGTCGCAAGATTTGATCAGAGAGGAGCCTCCGAGCTGTTGCAGTATCTGCTGGAATTAATTAAAGATGAAACGGCTGCTTTTTCAATAATTGGAGGAGATTTGGCTACGGTTACCCTAAAACAGATTAATCAGAATGTGGCGGCACTGCATCAGCTGTCGAAAGAAAAGAAGTTTTCTCAGGCCAATAATCCGTATCTGATCATTGAGTCGGATAGCCAGGATAAAGATATCCCCTGCTATATTTCGTATTGGCTCACCACAGGCGAAGAAGGTAATGATATTAAACCGGCTACGGTGCTTACTGTGGAAGATCTGGGAAATGCAGTCCTGGATAAGACGGCGGTCATGATTAAGGCGTCCACAGGAGGAAGAAAGAGCCTTTCTGCCCAGGAAAAGATTTTAGAATACAGAAATTCTCTGCTTACAAGAGGAAGAATTGTTACCGTCGCAGATATTCGGGTCTTTGGAATGAGTCATTTTAAAAGTACCGTTAAAGAGATTCAGGTGCAGAAGGGTACTAAAAAGGAAATCTCGTTGAAGGGAGGCTTTAGCAGAACCATCGATGTTTTTCTCATAAGAAATCAGGAAAAAGAGCTTAAAGAGTCGGAATGGGAGTTTTTAAGGGAGAGTTTCCTTTTAAAGCTGCAAAAAGCATCAGCCAATATATATCCGTATAGAATTTTCGAAAAGTGA
- a CDS encoding GPW/gp25 family protein, with translation MKGIYYKIPIDFEGIIHKKEADKISIDNSIGQQIFLLATTALGECKFDETFGTEIWELDFDLLKSDNQLKEYIVDALKKGIEMHEKRLLLEDVEVFINDFDLGVAGRKRMKKKVMLSIKGQVLETNRFFLFHNAFFVGPLSY, from the coding sequence ATGAAAGGAATTTATTATAAAATCCCTATAGATTTTGAAGGGATCATTCATAAAAAGGAGGCGGATAAGATCTCCATCGACAATTCGATCGGACAGCAGATTTTTCTGTTGGCAACCACTGCTTTGGGAGAATGTAAGTTTGATGAAACTTTCGGTACCGAAATCTGGGAATTGGATTTTGATTTATTGAAAAGTGACAATCAACTCAAGGAATATATTGTCGACGCCTTAAAAAAAGGAATCGAAATGCATGAAAAAAGACTGCTTCTGGAAGATGTGGAGGTCTTTATCAACGATTTTGACCTGGGTGTTGCAGGAAGAAAAAGAATGAAGAAAAAAGTGATGCTTTCCATTAAAGGACAGGTGTTGGAAACCAACAGATTCTTTCTTTTTCACAATGCATTTTTTGTAGGACCTCTTTCATATTAA
- the tssD gene encoding type VI secretion system tube protein TssD, translating into MSFLSKLELDGKVYNIIECKYSFKQPTDGTGKPQGIPQGGEIFLKIESTGSPELLGWMLDHGQTKSGKIIFYRRDAMSKLQELVFEKAYCIDFAETFHAHNTDPLQIEMRLIAKRFDVNGASHEKSWRG; encoded by the coding sequence ATGTCCTTTTTATCCAAATTAGAATTAGACGGCAAGGTTTACAATATTATCGAATGTAAATATAGCTTTAAACAACCTACTGATGGCACAGGAAAGCCACAAGGCATTCCCCAGGGCGGAGAAATTTTTCTTAAAATTGAAAGCACGGGAAGCCCCGAATTGTTAGGCTGGATGCTTGATCACGGGCAGACAAAGAGCGGAAAGATCATCTTTTACCGAAGAGATGCCATGAGCAAGCTTCAGGAATTGGTCTTTGAAAAAGCGTATTGTATTGATTTTGCTGAAACTTTTCATGCCCATAATACAGATCCTTTACAAATTGAGATGCGTCTCATTGCCAAAAGGTTTGATGTGAATGGAGCCAGCCACGAAAAGTCATGGAGAGGGTAA
- a CDS encoding DUF5458 family protein, whose product MNNNNKQPQAAPQATENPVLEHKKQVQLGIEDLIEKLARYGGFDLLETSIENIQNINPDRRARRKIFLTEKNKQKERQTLKKTLEIWADVINKSHSLSDMVTDCETQRKSAEDLLAKNLSRAVEITKELEGNYRTAALFYKNTETEKVKNITVVNSTLEQLKDLDNTRFIDTIHAELADNYDRLDLKNNYGILVIPGYLGSNKVVEKWAKMAHENKVMLITDFEHLDEPDDVMEMFDQAYLTGGEVYRSNVLMTCNWLVGRGRFEEIDELEDLFIPPSAALAGKIYKTLMSQVTAGKKFGGINEVEGVRFDLKKSEIANLENLGLIPMVNEYGKVMAFSGKTLFNGDNLGLQTYSVVRVFDFVTKVLMDFLNRRAFENFTAVTRKEIMNQIVRFLDSITGPGKLIENFEIRRFEQDPVQKDKIHLDIHMKPYFPAKNFLIKMDGHKGTDGNEWETEYEQK is encoded by the coding sequence ATGAATAATAATAACAAGCAGCCTCAGGCTGCACCACAAGCCACCGAAAACCCAGTGTTGGAGCATAAAAAACAAGTTCAGCTAGGAATTGAGGATTTAATTGAAAAATTGGCTCGTTACGGAGGTTTCGATCTTCTCGAGACGTCTATTGAAAATATTCAAAATATAAACCCGGATAGGCGAGCCAGAAGAAAAATTTTCTTAACTGAAAAAAATAAACAAAAAGAAAGACAAACATTGAAAAAGACGCTCGAAATATGGGCAGATGTCATCAACAAAAGTCATTCATTATCGGATATGGTTACAGACTGTGAGACCCAGAGAAAATCTGCAGAAGATCTCTTGGCAAAAAATCTTTCCAGAGCGGTGGAGATCACCAAGGAGCTGGAAGGAAATTACCGGACGGCAGCTTTATTTTATAAAAATACCGAAACCGAAAAGGTAAAAAACATTACGGTAGTCAACTCGACTTTAGAACAATTGAAAGACCTTGATAATACCCGTTTCATCGATACCATTCACGCTGAATTGGCGGATAACTATGACCGGTTGGATTTAAAGAATAATTACGGAATTCTAGTGATTCCGGGATATTTAGGCTCCAATAAAGTCGTTGAAAAATGGGCAAAAATGGCTCATGAAAATAAAGTTATGCTGATCACCGATTTCGAACATCTTGATGAACCGGATGATGTGATGGAAATGTTTGATCAGGCCTATCTTACAGGAGGTGAGGTATACCGGTCAAACGTGCTGATGACCTGCAACTGGCTGGTGGGAAGAGGTCGGTTTGAAGAAATCGACGAATTGGAAGATCTGTTTATCCCACCTTCAGCCGCCTTGGCAGGAAAGATCTATAAAACACTGATGTCTCAGGTAACGGCCGGTAAAAAGTTCGGGGGAATCAATGAAGTGGAAGGGGTACGATTTGATCTTAAAAAGAGTGAAATTGCGAACCTTGAAAACCTCGGACTGATTCCGATGGTCAATGAATATGGTAAGGTAATGGCATTTTCCGGAAAAACATTGTTTAACGGAGATAACCTTGGGCTTCAGACCTATTCGGTGGTGAGGGTCTTCGACTTTGTCACAAAAGTTTTAATGGATTTCCTGAACCGAAGAGCTTTTGAAAACTTTACCGCGGTGACCAGAAAAGAGATCATGAACCAGATCGTCCGATTTCTGGACAGCATTACCGGTCCCGGAAAGCTAATCGAGAACTTTGAAATCCGAAGATTTGAGCAGGATCCTGTTCAGAAAGATAAAATTCATCTGGATATTCATATGAAACCTTATTTCCCTGCCAAAAACTTCCTGATCAAAATGGATGGACACAAAGGAACAGACGGCAACGAATGGGAAACGGAATACGAACAGAAATAG
- the tssD gene encoding type VI secretion system tube protein TssD, whose protein sequence is MSFKAKFKVAGKERNIIAVDFGMLQETDPTGRPSSVVRGGKIHLTVEGTGETDLFEWMTNSFERKDGSVVFLKRDSEATLKEMKFKEAYIVKYKEDFDSSSQNPLTETFVLSAKEIELGSAKHSNEWV, encoded by the coding sequence ATGTCATTTAAAGCAAAATTCAAAGTTGCAGGCAAAGAGCGCAACATCATCGCTGTAGATTTCGGAATGCTACAGGAAACAGATCCAACAGGAAGACCTTCTTCTGTCGTAAGAGGAGGGAAAATTCACTTAACTGTTGAAGGAACGGGAGAAACCGATCTTTTTGAATGGATGACCAACTCATTTGAGAGAAAAGACGGAAGTGTTGTATTTTTAAAAAGAGACAGTGAAGCCACGCTGAAAGAAATGAAATTCAAAGAAGCTTATATTGTGAAATATAAGGAAGATTTCGATTCTTCAAGCCAGAATCCTCTCACGGAAACATTTGTACTTTCTGCCAAGGAAATCGAGTTGGGAAGTGCAAAACATAGTAATGAGTGGGTATAG